One Rattus norvegicus strain BN/NHsdMcwi chromosome 20, GRCr8, whole genome shotgun sequence DNA segment encodes these proteins:
- the Or10al6 gene encoding olfactory receptor Olr1696: MSVNCSLWQENSLSVKRFAFTKFSEVPGECFLLFTLILLMFLVSLTGNTLIALAICTSPSLHTPMYFFLANLSLLEIGYTCSVIPKMLQSLVSEARGISWEGCASQMFFFIFFGITECCLLAAMAFDRYMAICSPLHYATRMSRGVCAYLAIVSWVMGCIVGLGQTNFIFSLNFCGPCEIDHFFCDLPPLLALACGDTSQNEAAIFVAAVLCIFSPFLLIISSYVRILVAVLVMPSPEGRHKALSTCSSHLLVVTLFYGSTSATYLRPKSSHSPGVDKLLALFYTSVTSMLNPIIYSLRNKEVKGALRRTLGLKKVLTMKR, from the coding sequence atgagtgtcaactGTTCTCTGTGGCAGGAGAATAGTTTGTCTGTCAAACGCTTTGCATTTaccaagttctctgaggtccctggagaatgcttcctcctgttcaccctcatcctTCTCATGTTCTTAGTATCACTAACAGGAAATACTCTCATAGCCCTTGCTATTTgtaccagtccatctctacacacccccatgtacttctttctggccaACTTGTCTCTCCTGGAGATTGGCTATACttgctctgtcatacccaagatgcTGCAGAGCCTTGTGAGTGAGGCCCGAGGGATCTCTTGGGAGGGTTGTGCCTCACAGATGTTCTTCTTCATATtctttggtataactgagtgctgcctattggcagccatggcctttgaccgCTATATGGCTATATGTTCCCCACTCCACTATGCAACCCGAATGAGTCGTGGAGTATGTGCCTATTTGGCAATTGTCTCATGGGTAATGGGATGCATAGTAGGTCTGGGACAGaccaattttattttctccttgaaCTTCTGTGGACCCTGTGAGATAGACCACTTCTTCTGTGACCTTCCACCTCTCCTGGCACTTGCCTGTGGTGATACATCCCAAAATGAGGCTGCCATCTTTGTGGCAGCAGTGCTCTGCATATTTAGTCCATTTTTACTGATCATTTCTTCCTATGTCAGAATTCTCGTTGCAGTGCTGGTGATGCCTTCACCTGAGGGGCGCCATAAAGCTCTCTCTACCTGTTCATCTCACCTACTTGTAGTCACACTCTTCTATGGCTCAACATCTGCCACCTATTTGAGGCCCAAGTCTAGCCACTCACCAGGAGTGGACAAACTCTTGGCCCTCTTCTATACatcagtgacatccatgctgaatcCCATCATCTATAGTTTAAGGAACAAGGAAGTAAAGGgtgcactgagaagaactctgggccTGAAGAAAGTTCTGACAATGAAAAGGTAA
- the Or10al4c gene encoding olfactory receptor Olr1697, translated as MSVNCSLWQENSLSVKRFAFTKFSEVPGECFLLFTLILLMFLVSLTGNALIALAIYTSPSLHTPMYFFLANLSLLEIGYTCSVIPKMLQSLVSEAREISQVGCATQMFFFIFFGITECCLLAAMAFDRYMAICSPLHYATRMSREVCAHLAIVSWVMGCIVGLGQTNFIFSLNFCGPCEIDHFFCDLPPLLALACGDTSQIEASTFVVVVLCISSPFLLIIYSYVRILVAVLVMPSPEGRHKALSTCSSHLLVVTLFYGSGSVTYLRPKSSHSPGTDKLLALFYTAVTSMLNPIIYSLRNKEVKAALKRTLGLEKILSINT; from the coding sequence atgagtgtcaactGTTCGCTGTGGCAGGAGAATAGTTTGTCTGTCAAACGCTTTGCATTTaccaagttctctgaggtccctggagaatgcttcctcctgttcaccctcatcctTCTCATGTTCTTAGTATCACTAACAGGAAATGCTCTCATAGCCCTTGCTATTTataccagtccatctctacacacccccatgtacttctttctggccaACTTGTCTCTCCTGGAGATTGGCTATACttgctctgtcatacccaagatgcTGCAGAGTCTTGTGAGTGAGGCCCGAGAGATCTCTCAGGTGGGATgtgccacacagatgtttttcttcatattctttggtataactgagtgctgcctattggcagccatggcctttgaccgCTATATGGCTATATGTTCCCCACTCCACTATGCAACCcgaatgagtcgtgaggtatgtgcccacttggcaattgtttcatgggtgATGGGATGCATAGTAGGTCTGGGACAGaccaattttattttctccttgaaCTTCTGTGGACCCTGTGAGATAGACCACTTCTTCTGTGACCTTCCACCTCTCCTGGCACTTGCCTGTGGTGATACATCCCAAATTGAGGCTTCCACCTTTGTGGTAGTTGTCCTCTGCATATCTAGCCCTTTTTTGCTGATCATTTATTCCTATGTCAGAATTCTCGTTGCAGTGCTGGTGATGCCTTCACCTGAGGGGCGCCACAAAGCCCTTTCAACCTGTTCCTCCCACCTACTTGTAGTCACACTTTTTTATGGTTCAGGATCTGTTACCTATTTGAGGCCTAAGTCTAGCCACTCACCAGGAACGGACAAACTCTTGGCCCTCTTCTACacagcagtgacatccatgctgaaccctaTCATCTATAGTTTAAGGAataaggaagtcaaggcagcactgaaaAGAACTCTGGGCCTGGAAAAAATTCTGTCAATAAATACGTAA